The genomic stretch TTTTCCATTTGTGCTGGGATCACAGTGAGTATTTTCCTCTTAAAAGGCCCAGCAAACGGACTTTCAAAACTGCAGTGAATTTTAATTGTTGTTTGACTGCAGCCTACATGGATTCAACTATTTTCAACTCTTTAGTGCAGCAAGATCGATACTGTACTCAAATTTTTTAAGTCAACAAGATgacattttgctttattttctaaaataattatTCTTTGCTGAGGGGATGTATGGAACATTGATTCGTTACATCATTCTTCTCCATTTCGCCAGGTTGCAGCCTGGCCATGGGGTTATAGGTGGTTGTGTCACTCCCTTTTCCCCTAAGTACTGCAGGTGGGAAAAAAAGGGGGCAAAATAACATAGCATCACTTTTGTGAATGAAGGCAGAAAGCATTTCATCTCCAGACCTAATATGAGCCCTTTTTATCATATAGTACCAGTGCACGTATCCTTTCACACAACACTGGTACAGCTCCATAGCActcaaaaaaccccaaatcatAACCTCTGGACACAGAAACCACCACAAACATCTATCATCAGGTGCCTTACAGTCACCCTTCACCAGTTGAATGCCCCAATCAAAATCAAAAGTGGGCATAATCACTATTAACTACTTTAGCCATCCTCTGAAATCTATTTCTCCATGTTCGGCCTCCAAAACTCAGAGGGTGAATTTATACGGaatggagttttttttttaaaagtgccctGATTCAAGTAGATGCGATCATACCTGGACAACTTCTCCAGCCACACTTCTTTCCTGAAAAGCCAATCAATTAGCACTTTCGTCATGACTTCCTCAAAATCCAAACTGCCGGAAGCAGCGGAGTCATCCTGTTTTCCAACAATAACAAGGAGGAAGACTGTATCTAGGGATCATTACTGGAGGTTTGTAGCAATAGTTAGTGGCCAGTGGCTTCGCTGCTCTaaaatgcagtttaaaaaaaaacagtggtaCAATTGCTGGTATGTTTTTGTCTTGGTTGGGGAGGGAATCTAGAAACAAACCCACAATAGGGCAGATCCTGCTCCTAGTGAAGTCAACAGTgaagcttccactgatttcaaagggagcaggacAGGGTTCTAGATATTACAGAGCTACAGAAGGTCCATCCCAGTTGTTGATGGGCTGAGATATGTTCTAGGAGAAAACAGACAGTTGACAGCGGTGCCTCAGTACAGTGAATTTAAGGGGACCAACACACTTGATTAGTGCAACATTATGGGCACAAAAGGTCAGGAAGTAggtggcttaaaaaaaaacaaactatgtGGAATCCGTAGTTCTTTTCAGGGAAGTCAATTCAATGTGCTCTCTGTGCTATTAGCTTATTAGACGTTTTGGGCCAACTGTCCACtggtattttaaacaaaaaagttgtCTGTTCTATTGGGGCAGTCCATTTTAACAGTGCGCTGGGTAGAGGACAGATATTCCAATGccagtatttttctttttaattaaagtgCTCCCCTGTAATAAACTTGCACTTTTGTCAGGTTTGTTGGGTTGTGGCACTACTTATATATCCCTTAATAGGGTACAAAAGTCATTTACCAATCACCTGCGAGAACAAAAGCAATGTATCGTGCATTGATGAGGTATATATAGTAGCTTTTATTTCCCTAATGAGCCGTCTCCTTGGTTAGGACCTTGCCGACCTGGCTACACTACAAACTCCTCCGGCAGCTGGTCTTCTCCCAAGAGATCCAGAGACAGGCAGTTCATGGATCTCTTTCCATAGAGGGCGGACTTGGTTTTGCAGTCTGCTGTTGAATAAACGCAGCCGTAGTTGGCCAGCTTATCCTCCAGTGCACAACCAAACGTGTAGCTGTGGGAGGTGTCCGAAGATAACGTGGAGCTTAGTGGTGGATGCCGATGCTTGTAAAGACGGATGTCATCCAAACTCTGGCTGTGCTGGTCTGAGCAGCTCCGGTCTTTAGGCTGTCTCACCTGACGGTTCAGTAAGACACAAACGAGGAAATGACTATGAGCTGAAACACAGCATTACATAGCCTAAGGATGCTGGCTCCTAATGCTCATCCTTAAACTGTTCCTGTTCCCTCAAACCACACCCCTCCCCATCAGCTTTCTAAAGGGCACTGTCTACATGCAGAAGCTGTGAACCATGATGAAATTGTGAATTCACTAAACTGCCCTTCTATTTCattcagattctgatctctgtacACTGTGTCCCCAGTGTCAAGTACAATGAATGGAGCATCTGACAGGAGTTAAGTGTGGCTGAAGTGACACttcctggcagagctggggaggtcAGCTTCTGGCTACATATGAAAAACAAGCACTAGAAAACATTGGGATTGGGTCCACTAAGATTTTATGAGCTAAAAGGAAGGTTCAGAAAGCAACTGTGAAAACTGATGAGCTTTGTGCCTAATGCCAACACAAATGCCAAGTACAATTAATCCACACATTACACAGAAATGGAAAAATCGGAGCAGTGTACCAGCAGGAGCATTTAAAAAGGCTAAATTCATTTAGCATGAGCAATAGTGACCTGGCCTTTACTGAGGAATTACTGACCAGCCCTGGCTCTTGATAGTTATTCCTTAAATTGGTTTTAAGATTAAATTCTAGAAATATAGCATTCAAACAAAATATACTTACCTTATCAATGCAGACATAAAACTTTGTCCACATGTAtcgataaatatatatatacacaaacatttctatttaatttctctctctctctctctctctctctctctctctctctcacacacacacacacacacaatttcaaaagcactcagcattggctcAACTCTTCTGCTATGCCAGGCTGaccaccccagctctgccttgaGAGAGAAAAGAATTCAAACACAGAGTGCTTTCGAAAATCCTACCGATAATACAGTTATTCAGTTACACAGCCTTGTATATAAGAAAAAAGACCCAAAGTCACAAATTGACTATTCCATATATATGCTGGCAAAAGAGGCAGCCATCAGAAAGAAAAgatcccttgaaatgtgttatcAAACCTATATTTAAATCAGAACTATTCTTATAAAAAACTCTTAAGGTGTCTGAATCTGGGGCCAAAATAGACTGAATATCACCAGTGGAAAGCACTGCAAGTGTGTGGTCAGAAACAGACTAATGTAAAAACAGCACATCTTACTGAACTCGTCTGCTCCCTGTGTGTCCGAGTCACCTCTATTCAACTCGACAGCAGAAATAAGTTTTTACTATGGTTTGCCCTGAAGAACCAACAGTTTTGGAAGAATAAGATGGATTTTAGTCTAGCCTAATGGATCAATAAAAAACAGGTAAACTCCAATTGGAGATTATTTATCACTGTTGACCAAAGAGGCAGAAAGACCCAGATTGATTTTTTAGAGAGCGAGAGCATTAGCGTGTGTGTGTTCGCAttttgggggggcggagggggggggggggaaagagttaGATTTTCTTAGCTGAGCAAGTTTGGTTTGGACTTGGAGGGAATAACTGGGGATCCCCATGATAGAGTCATATTAAAGTTTTTTCTATTACTATAGCCACACTTTGAAATATAAAAAGGTTTACAGAAGTTTTTAAATGTAAGAGGTTTTTCAGAGGGCAAGCCAGTATTGCTTAAGACACAGTACATTCTTTTGCCATACATAGTTTCTTTTTCTTAGAGACTTAGGGAAAAGAAACGTACACAGAAAACTTCAGCAAACAAGCAGCACAATGAAACAAACAGTAATAATTACAGATGGAGCAAAACCAGTCCCTCAGCTTTGAACCTCTTCCAACTTTAGGAGCAGAGAGGAAATTGAGTTTGCCTCTCAAATCCAAAATCACCCAAACGGTCTTGGCTCTGGTTTGGACTCAAAAGTCAAAGTGgtttattttctgtttcctttttggaAGCCTAAATCTAAAGGACAGTTTGCAAGATTTCAGTCTTGCTCACTCCAAACCTTCTCATTATAAATTTGGATCCAAATGTTGCCTCCTCATCCCATCTCTAGTAGTAATTACTGGTCAACTTCTGGTCTCACTTATGCCAGAGTAAATCCAGAGTAGCCCCTCCGACTTGATTTGAAGTTGTGtaaaggagagcagaatttggcccaatatccACAGTCAGATCCACTAGCCTGCTGTTTCCTCTCACCTGATGAAGGGAATCCACACTTTGGCCTCTCATTTTTAGCAGTGTGACTTGTACCACAGGGAGAGGCTTCTGCTTAAGGGCTGCCAGAGGAAGAGATTGGAATTCAGATTATAGATTTGCACTGAAACATTTACAGCAGTTCATGTGAAAAGGCAATTTACAATATATCTCCTCAGACAGTTACAACATTCAGCTAGTCCCATACCACGCACCTCCCAAGCTCATTTGAAAGACACTCACAGATGTTGTTTCAGTCACTAATACTCATGGGTCCTTCAATCTCAGGGCTGAGGCCAAAAGGCTGAATTAGAAAAACAGCATTATCAGGGCTATTTCAACTCCCTAGTTTCATATTCACATCATTCTCACCCGGCTTTAACGCTTGGAATGTGACAGATTCatgggtcagaagggaccactatgatcactGGAGGCCTAACataacaggccacagaacctcaccaagCTCAACAATTTGTGATTGAACACGTCTGCCTTTCATAATGTACATCAGTTAATTCCTTTGCTGGAAAGGCTTACATACATTTTCAAGTCACACAGAAGAGATGTTCATGaatcaattgaaaaaaaaaatctgagatggGCAAGGGAAAAACAGAGGCCATTCTGGAAGACAGGGACTATGTTGCCGTATAATATAGCACACCTGCATTTCACCTCTATAGGACCTGGCTTCCAGTCTGGTCTTAAGCCACAAAGAGATAACTGAACTGTAGCACTGAAAGTCAATTCCCAGTATGCCTGCCTTGGAATCTCTTCTGGATAATTCTGTGCTTGCCACGCACATCTCCATGAAACTACACACAACCTCGAGAGGCACACGGAATGACTACAGAAAGCCAACTCACCTTGACAGCAAAGTGCATCTAAAGCAAGAGAACTGACAGACTCTCCTTTAGCTGCCTCCTCCAACTGGTTTCTCTCTACAGGTTCATCCACAGGCACCTCCTCTGGCTCATCCACTGCCAGCTCAACCTCTGGAAGAGAGAAGAGCGGTTAATGTCAGGTCTCTGCTCTACCAAGTCATTTGAAGTTTCATTACCTCCTCCTTTCTAGCACAACAGCATGGGACCAAGGTTGTTAAACACcacatgccccccccaccccaacttccTTACCGTCATCCTGAGAGTCATCTTCAGCTCTCCCTTTGCTACCACTGCCAATGCCAGAGCTGCCATAGCTAACAGTCGAGCTGCATGATTTCTCCTTCCGATGAACCCGTTCGATACCAAAGGGCTCATCCACTGACATTTCCACTGACATCCTGTGCCTCGAATCAGCCTCGATGCCAGACGTGTGCGAGCTGCCGTGGCTCCCAGTTGATTGACGAGATAGTCTATTGTTCCTCcggctgcccccactgcttccactgcTGTGGGAGTGTTTATCCGAGGGGTCAAGGTCCATCTCCAGAGTGTCACTGATGTAGGATTCCCGATAACGCTTCTTctctacgggggggggggggggcagaggggaaaaggAACCAATTGGAGATAAAAGAAATTAAATCCAAACCGAGGTCCTAAAATTAATTGATTCTCTTCACCATGATTCCTGCTCTAGAGAAAACCATTGTAAGGAGTAGGACCCTCAAGAAGGGAGACTGTCCTGAATTTAATGTGGGACTGTGGTCTGTTGCCGTCTCAGCACGCTGATCAGTGAAGGGCCCATAATCTGAAAGAAATGGGTGGGTTCGGCGCAACTGTAGGGGCACAAGGGAATTGTGTATAAGTGGTAGGCAGTGGAAGAAAGGGAACATGAGGCTATGCCACCACTGGGAACATATCTTAATTGGGTCCCTCCCCACAAATTTCTATAGCAGGTCCTGGGGTCATTCAAACAAGCGATAGCGAGATGCTTGGCTCTCTACACCAAACAGACCATCCCCAGGGCCAGTATTAAGCACAAACAAGGACCAAATTTTCTTCTTTGCTTCAGCCCCTTTCCACTACTCTGGCAGAACAGAAGGCCTAAAAGTTAAACAGATCCTCCTCAGCCAAAGATCCTCCCATGTGCATCAGCTCCTACATCAATCTACAGATTAGATGGTGGGTCTGCAACACTATTGCATGTGACACAGAGGCTCCTTGGCAAAGAGTCCCCTGATCTTCACAAACaactctcacctcagacctgacaaGCTCATGGACACCAAACACGACTTGCAGGATAGTTATCCATAAGGAGTAACATCTAAGGTATCTACAGAAACTTGTAACCTATCAAGGTTCATATTCATTGCAAGGTATCTGTATGGGTAATATTGAAGGAATCATGTATTTATACTGCATGACTAGTTTATGGGCTGGGAGTAAAAAGTTAGTCACCAGGGGATATGTCTCATGATGGCCCATTCAGGCAGGAGGGAGGTGTCACCCCACCCTGTTTACCCAGTGATGCAATGCAAGGTTGAACTGACTGGCCTTGCTCCAAGACTTTCAGTGGAAAGCCAATGGAGACAACTGCGAACAACTGAAACAGACAGGAGACCACCCTTCCTATGAGTAAAGACAAAAACCTGTTTCTTTATAAGAGAGAATTTGGAAAGACACTGTGGATCCATGCACTGAAGAGACATCTTGAGGAACAGGAGTGTTCTCATTAAATACTGGATCCTGATTCCTGTGAAGCCAGCCAACTCTGCAACAGACAAACTTTAGGGGaggaaaacctactttattagataAGAAAGGTAACTATTAAGTGCAGATCCACATTCACATTTTATGATTGTGTTTTGTATTGTAAGTTACCATTTGTTTTCATCACACTCTTGTTTCTAGTAAAATCTCAATCCTTTcaccagtgtcaggggctgggtTTCACAcgggaatgcttcaaaggggc from Lepidochelys kempii isolate rLepKem1 chromosome 3, rLepKem1.hap2, whole genome shotgun sequence encodes the following:
- the FRMD1 gene encoding FERM domain-containing protein 1 isoform X2; the protein is MDLEQKLSKYFSKEWKKETSKGTEKFTPPFVAFFRVQYYVENGRVISDQAARHLYYCHLKEQLLRSRCLHKEEIYFLLAAYGLQADFGNYMENVHVGKYFEPQAYFPQWIIAKRGSDYILKHAPEMHQEQHGLTAKDAILKFIKESCLLEDVPVHYYRLQKDKKEDRPTVVLGLTLKGIHIYQEMNHVSQLLYDFPWSHIGKLAFLGKKFEIQPDGLPSARKLVYYTGCPFRSRHLLQLLSNSHRLFLNIQPVLKQIQKLEEAEEKKRYRESYISDTLEMDLDPSDKHSHSSGSSGGSRRNNRLSRQSTGSHGSSHTSGIEADSRHRMSVEMSVDEPFGIERVHRKEKSCSSTVSYGSSGIGSGSKGRAEDDSQDDEVELAVDEPEEVPVDEPVERNQLEEAAKGESVSSLALDALCCQALKQKPLPVVQVTLLKMRGQSVDSLHQVRQPKDRSCSDQHSQSLDDIRLYKHRHPPLSSTLSSDTSHSYTFGCALEDKLANYGCVYSTADCKTKSALYGKRSMNCLSLDLLGEDQLPEEFVV